In Oryza glaberrima chromosome 8, OglaRS2, whole genome shotgun sequence, the following are encoded in one genomic region:
- the LOC127781767 gene encoding uncharacterized protein LOC127781767 → MAAVRIAPRLRSLPLLLPGPDAAATAAAVHRSCSSCGGSLAALAPARLRAMSSSSSSSSVSPSPYTTLVGRVSCEREIKKSKFSAIAAPVPDERAAMSFLNEVSDPRATHNCWAYKLGEQFRYNDDGEPSSTAGKPIYSAIISSGIDMVMVVVIRYFGGIKLGTGGLVRAYGGVASECLKDAPTCLVKPKARVGMEVPFDLLGTVYHQLQHYQAEDIKQDYDTGKDGTVMVMFKLEYEKIENLGNAVNSTCSRKIELLL, encoded by the exons gccgccaccgccgccgccgtccaccgcagCTGCTCCTCCTGTGGCGGTAGCTTGGCCGCGTTGGCGCCTGCCCGCCTGCgcgccatgtcgtcgtcgtcgtcctcctcctccgtctcccccTCCCCGTACACGACGCTCGTGGGTCGCGTGAGCTGCGAGCGCGAGATCAAGAAGAGCAAGTtcagcgccatcgccgcccccgTCCCCGACGAGCGCGCCGCCATGTCCTTCCTCAACGAG GTCAGTGATCCCCGTGCAACCCATAATTGCTGGGCGTATAAG CTGGGAGAACAATTCCGTTACAATGATGATGGTGAACCTTCAAGCACCGCTGGAAAGCCAATATACTCTGCCATTATTTCATCTGGCATTGATATGGTCATGGTGGTGGTAATCAG ATACTTTGGAGGCATAAAATTAGGAACTGGTGGGCTGGTGAGAGCTTATGGTGGGGTTGCTTCTGAATGCCTAAAAGATGCTCCTACTTGTCTTGTAAAACCAAAG GCTCGTGTGGGTATGGAGGTACCATTTGATCTCTTGGGAACAGTCTATCATCAG TTGCAACATTACCAAGCTGAAGATATCAAACAGGACTATGACACTGGGAAAGATGGTACTGTTATGGTCATGTTCAAATTGGAatatgaaaaaattgagaatCTTGGGAATGCAGTAAATTCAACCTGCAGCAGGAAAATAGAACTACTCCTATAA